The Dryobates pubescens isolate bDryPub1 chromosome 41, bDryPub1.pri, whole genome shotgun sequence genome includes a region encoding these proteins:
- the S100A13 gene encoding protein S100-A13 encodes MATGELTELEAAIEKVVSTFSSYAGKEGRRGTLTASEFQELVQLQLPNLMKDVPSLEEKMRELDVNNDQELKFGEYWRLIGELAKAMRREKAGKKK; translated from the exons atggccacggGCGAGCTGacggagctggaggcagccatcGAGAAGGTCGTCAGCACCTTCAGCAGCTACGCgggcaaggagggcaggaggggcaccCTGACGGCCAGCGAGTTCCAGGAGCTggtccagctccagctgcccaaCCTGATGAAG GacgtcccctccctggaggagaaGATGAGGGAACTGGACGTGAACAACGACCAGGAGCTGAAATTTGGGGAGTACTGGAGGCTGATTGGGGAGCTGGCCAAGGCCATGCGCAGGGAGAAAGCAGGGAAGAAGAAGTGA
- the CHTOP gene encoding chromatin target of PRMT1 protein isoform X2 produces MAAQSAPKVVLKSTTKMSLNERFTNMLKNKQPMPVNIRATMQQQQQLASARNRRLAQQMENRPSVQAALKLKQSLKQRLGKSNIQARLGRPAGALVRGAMGGRGLPMGQRGLPRGAMRGARGARALLRGGLPLRGQSLLRGGRGLSPRMGLRRGGLRGRGGPGRGGLGRGAMGRGGLGGRGRGMAGRGRGFGGRGRGRGRGRGSARPALTKEQLDNQLDAYMSKTKGHLDAELDAYMAQTDPESND; encoded by the exons ATGGCTGCACAGTCAGCACCGAAGGTTGTGCTAAAGAGCACCACCAAGATGTCTCTGAACGAGCG CTTCACTAACATGCTGAAGAACAAACAGCCGATGCCAGTCAACATTCGAGCcaccatgcagcagcagcagcagctggccagTGCCAGAAACAGAAGACTGGCCCAGCAGATGGAGAACAGACCTtctgtgcaggctgctctcaagctcaAGCAG AGCTTGAAGCAGCGCCTCGGGAAGAGCAACATCCAGGCCCGGCTGGGCCGGCCCGCGGGGGCCCTGGTCCGTGGAGCCATGGGGGGCAGGGGCCTGCCCATGGGGCAGAGAGGCCTGCCCCGAGGAGCCATGCGTGGAGCCCGGGgggccagagctctgctgagaggAGGACTCCCGCTCAGAG GTCAGAGCCTGCTGCGCGGCGGCCGAGGCTTGTCCCCGAGGATGGGCCTGAGGAGAGGTGGCCTCCGAGGACGTGGTGGCCCTGGAAGAGGTGGCCTGGGCAGAGGAGCCATGGGGCGTGGAGGGCTTGGAGGCAGAG GGCGCGGCATGGCCGGCCGGGGCCGAGGCTTCGGAGGGCGCGGCAGAGgccggggcagaggcaggggctcGGCACGGCCTGCCCTGACCAAGGAGCAGCTGGACAACCAGCTGGATGCCTACATGTCCAAGACCAAAGGGCACCTGGACGCCGAGCTGGATGCTTACATGGCTCAGACAGACCCAGAGAGCAACGACTGA
- the S100A1 gene encoding protein S100-A1 — protein MASQLEGAMETLINVFHHYSGKEGDKYKLSKKELKELLQSELGCFLETQKDAGAVEKIMQDLDENGDGEVDFQEYVVLVAALTVACNTFFWENA, from the exons ATGGCATCGCAGCTGGAAGGGGCCATGGAGACCCTCATCAATGTGTTCCACCACTACTCGGGCAAAGAGGGGGACAAGTACAAGCTGAGCAagaaggagctgaaggagctgctgcagagcgaGCTGGGCTGCTTCCTGGAG ACCCAGAAGGACGCAGGTGCCGTGGAGAAGATCATGCAGGACCTGGATGAGAATGGCGACGGGGAGGTGGACTTCCAGGAGTACGTGGTCCTGGTGGCTGCCCTCACCGTGGCCTGCAACACCTTCTTCTGGGAGAATGCCTGA
- the CHTOP gene encoding chromatin target of PRMT1 protein isoform X1 codes for MAAQSAPKVVLKSTTKMSLNERFTNMLKNKQPMPVNIRATMQQQQQLASARNRRLAQQMENRPSVQAALKLKQKSLKQRLGKSNIQARLGRPAGALVRGAMGGRGLPMGQRGLPRGAMRGARGARALLRGGLPLRGQSLLRGGRGLSPRMGLRRGGLRGRGGPGRGGLGRGAMGRGGLGGRGRGMAGRGRGFGGRGRGRGRGRGSARPALTKEQLDNQLDAYMSKTKGHLDAELDAYMAQTDPESND; via the exons ATGGCTGCACAGTCAGCACCGAAGGTTGTGCTAAAGAGCACCACCAAGATGTCTCTGAACGAGCG CTTCACTAACATGCTGAAGAACAAACAGCCGATGCCAGTCAACATTCGAGCcaccatgcagcagcagcagcagctggccagTGCCAGAAACAGAAGACTGGCCCAGCAGATGGAGAACAGACCTtctgtgcaggctgctctcaagctcaAGCAG AAGAGCTTGAAGCAGCGCCTCGGGAAGAGCAACATCCAGGCCCGGCTGGGCCGGCCCGCGGGGGCCCTGGTCCGTGGAGCCATGGGGGGCAGGGGCCTGCCCATGGGGCAGAGAGGCCTGCCCCGAGGAGCCATGCGTGGAGCCCGGGgggccagagctctgctgagaggAGGACTCCCGCTCAGAG GTCAGAGCCTGCTGCGCGGCGGCCGAGGCTTGTCCCCGAGGATGGGCCTGAGGAGAGGTGGCCTCCGAGGACGTGGTGGCCCTGGAAGAGGTGGCCTGGGCAGAGGAGCCATGGGGCGTGGAGGGCTTGGAGGCAGAG GGCGCGGCATGGCCGGCCGGGGCCGAGGCTTCGGAGGGCGCGGCAGAGgccggggcagaggcaggggctcGGCACGGCCTGCCCTGACCAAGGAGCAGCTGGACAACCAGCTGGATGCCTACATGTCCAAGACCAAAGGGCACCTGGACGCCGAGCTGGATGCTTACATGGCTCAGACAGACCCAGAGAGCAACGACTGA
- the CHTOP gene encoding chromatin target of PRMT1 protein isoform X3, whose translation MLKNKQPMPVNIRATMQQQQQLASARNRRLAQQMENRPSVQAALKLKQKSLKQRLGKSNIQARLGRPAGALVRGAMGGRGLPMGQRGLPRGAMRGARGARALLRGGLPLRGQSLLRGGRGLSPRMGLRRGGLRGRGGPGRGGLGRGAMGRGGLGGRGRGMAGRGRGFGGRGRGRGRGRGSARPALTKEQLDNQLDAYMSKTKGHLDAELDAYMAQTDPESND comes from the exons ATGCTGAAGAACAAACAGCCGATGCCAGTCAACATTCGAGCcaccatgcagcagcagcagcagctggccagTGCCAGAAACAGAAGACTGGCCCAGCAGATGGAGAACAGACCTtctgtgcaggctgctctcaagctcaAGCAG AAGAGCTTGAAGCAGCGCCTCGGGAAGAGCAACATCCAGGCCCGGCTGGGCCGGCCCGCGGGGGCCCTGGTCCGTGGAGCCATGGGGGGCAGGGGCCTGCCCATGGGGCAGAGAGGCCTGCCCCGAGGAGCCATGCGTGGAGCCCGGGgggccagagctctgctgagaggAGGACTCCCGCTCAGAG GTCAGAGCCTGCTGCGCGGCGGCCGAGGCTTGTCCCCGAGGATGGGCCTGAGGAGAGGTGGCCTCCGAGGACGTGGTGGCCCTGGAAGAGGTGGCCTGGGCAGAGGAGCCATGGGGCGTGGAGGGCTTGGAGGCAGAG GGCGCGGCATGGCCGGCCGGGGCCGAGGCTTCGGAGGGCGCGGCAGAGgccggggcagaggcaggggctcGGCACGGCCTGCCCTGACCAAGGAGCAGCTGGACAACCAGCTGGATGCCTACATGTCCAAGACCAAAGGGCACCTGGACGCCGAGCTGGATGCTTACATGGCTCAGACAGACCCAGAGAGCAACGACTGA